The genomic segment TCCTTGTCCCCCATCCGGACCCGGGGCTTGGGGAGGCCGAGGTCGCTGGCCCTGAGGAGCCGCTCGGGCCGGCCCTCCTTCATCCGCACCAGCCAGGTGGCGTTGCTCCAGCTGGCCTCCCCGATGGCCTTGGCCGCGGCCTTGTTGGCCGCCGAGAGGAAGCGGGCATCCACCTTGCCCCACTCCAGGAGGAGGCGGATGACGCCCAGGGCGATGGCGGCGTCCTGCCCCGGCTTGGGGGCGATCCAGCGGCTGGCCCCCTTGACCGCCTTCTGCGCCCGGGGGTCCACCACGGCGTACTCCAACTCGCCCCGGCTGGCCCGCTCGGTGATCCAGCCCACCCGCAGGGGAGGGCCGTAGTTGCCCTCAAAGACGTTGGCCCCCACGAAGACCACAAAGCGGGCCTTGGACAGGTCGGCCTGCCAGTAGAACTTGGACCCCCCCGCCCAGGAGAGGCGGCCCGAGGCATCAAAGGTGGGCTGCTCGCTCATGGCCTTCCCGGTGAAGTAGAGGGAGCCCTGGCAGACGGTGGTGTGGCCGTGGAGGTTCACCGTCCCGAAGCTTTGGCCGAAGAGCCAGCGGATGAACTCAGAGCGGCCGGCCTTCAGGCGGCCCCAGGCGAAGACCACCTGGTTGTTCTTGGGCCCCAGGTCGGGGTGGTCGGGGTCAATCAGGGCGTCCAGGTGGTCCCGGAACTCCTCCTTGAACCTGGCCACCAGGGCCTTTTTCTTCTCCCGGTCCTTCTCCGCCCAGATGGCCCGCACCGCCTCGCCCATGCGGCGCATGACCTCGGGATCCTTAAGGGCCCAGAGCTTCCGCAGGCCCGGGTAGTGGCGGTCGTCCCCCAGGTGGGCGAAGAGCCGGCCCCCCTCCACGATCTCCTTGACGGCTTGGTGGAAGGGGATCTCCTCCCACTTGCCGCTTCCCCGGGGGCCGGCCCGCTTGAGCACCCGGCGGACCCGGTAGGGGTCGTAGGCGGTCTGGATGCCCGCCTGGCCCTTGGGGCAGAGGGCCCCGTCCACCTTGGCCAGGGCGGCCAGGGAGGTCGCCATGGGCAGGTGGGGGCGGAAGGTCCAGGGGGAGAGGGGGTTGCCGTCGATCTTGCTGGCCACCCCCTCAAAGAGCTTCACCTTGATGGGGCAGCCGGTGTTGCACTGCAGGCAGGCCGAGTAGATGGTGTTCTCGGGCAGCTGGACCTCGTAGGCGTCCATCCCCTGGGCGCTGGCCTCCTGCAGGGAGAAGGCGAGGGGGCCGAGCAGGGCGCCCGCGCCCGAGAGCTTCAAAAGTTCGCGGCGGGAGAGCTTGTCCATACGCACCTCCTAGACCAGGTAGTAGACCCTGGGCTTCGTGCCCGCTTCCTCCTTCAGGCGGATGGCGTTGGGCTTGCGGGCCAGCTCCGCCACCAGGGAGGTGGGGTCTTCCAGGTCCCCGAAATAGGTGGCCCGGCCGATGCAGGTGACCACGCACTGGGGCAGGAGGCCCCGCTCGATGCGGTGGAGACAGAAGTGGCACTTCCGCACCTTGTCCATGGGGCCGGCCTCGTCCTCGCGGGCCACCTTCTTCCCCCACTCGTAGACGGGGAGGTTCTCGTAGGGCATTTTGCCCTGGCCCGGGGTGCCCTGGGTCCAGTACTCCCCCTCGTCCTTGTGGCGGGAGCCGTAGGGGCAGGCGGGGATGCACTTTTCACACCCCACGCAAAGCTCGTAGTCTATCTCCACGATCCCGTCCTTGCGCTTCCAGGTGGCGTCGTAGGGGCAGGCGGGGACGCAGGGGGGGTCGTCGCACTGCATGCAGGGCCGGGGGACGAAGCGGTAGGTGACCTGGGGGTAGGTGCCCACCTCCTCCTCGGTGACGGGGCGGTAGACCACGCCGGGGGGCAGGCGGTTTTCCACCATGCAGCTCACGGTGCAGGCGTGGCAGCCCACGCACTTCCTGAGGTCAATCACCATCCCCCAGCGGCGGTTGGGGTTCTGCAGGGCCCGCTCCAGGTCCTTCTGCATCCGAAGCAGGGCGTCCTCCGCCAGGGGCTCGCTCGCCGGGGGGGCCGAGGGCACCCCCTGGGCCAGGCCCGGGGCCACCATGGAGGCGAAGATGGCGCTGGCCATCTTGGAGAGGAAGCGGCGCCGGTCCTCCGGGCTCCCGAGGGGTTCTTTTTCCATACCTCCACCTCCTTTCGCCTCCAGGCTAGGCTCGAGGAAGAAGGGGCGGGAGAGGCGGAAGGCGGACGGGCGTGTCGGTGAACCCGCCGACAGGGTCCGGGACATCCATACCCCCGCGCCCTTCCTATCCTGGGGGTATGAGGGGAAGGGCGTCGCGGACCCCCGCCTGGTGCGGCCCGGGGGCCTTCCTCCTCTTCCTCCTCGCCGCCTGCGCCCCCCTGCCCCAGGTCTTTTCGGGGCCCCCGTACGCCGAGGAGGTCCGGCCAGCGCGGGTGCGGGTGGTGGTGGCGGGGATGCGCTCCCCCCAGGAGGCCAGGCCCTACTGGGACTTCCTGGGGGGCCTCGAGGCCCTTTTGGGCGAGCGGGTGGAGGTCTTCGGACGCCGCACCTACCAGGAGGTCCTGGAGGCCCTGCGCAAGGGGGAGGCCCAGCTGGGTTTCCTCTGCACCCTGGCCGCGGGGCTGGGGGTGGAGGAGGGGTTCTTGGAGGTAGTCCTGGCCGGCAGGACGCAGGTGCCCTACCAGAGCGTGATCGTGGTGCGGGAGGACGCCCCCTACCGCACCCTGGCCGACCTTTACGGTCAGCCCTTCGCCTTCACCGACCCCCTTTCCAACACCGGCCACGCCTGGCCCCGGCTCCTGGCCCGGGGGCTGGGGGAGGGGTTCTTCGCCCGGGCCTTCTTCACCTACGGGCACGACCGCGCCCTCCGGGCGGTCCGGGAGGGGTTGGCGGAGGGGGCGGGGGTGGACCGGGTGGTCTACGCCGCCTCGAGCCAGGGCCTCCGGGTCCTGGCCCAGGGCCTTGTGGACCCGCCTCCGCCCGTGGTGGTGCCCCGGGGCCTGGCGGAAGGGGAGAA from the Thermus filiformis genome contains:
- a CDS encoding 4Fe-4S dicluster domain-containing protein, whose product is MEKEPLGSPEDRRRFLSKMASAIFASMVAPGLAQGVPSAPPASEPLAEDALLRMQKDLERALQNPNRRWGMVIDLRKCVGCHACTVSCMVENRLPPGVVYRPVTEEEVGTYPQVTYRFVPRPCMQCDDPPCVPACPYDATWKRKDGIVEIDYELCVGCEKCIPACPYGSRHKDEGEYWTQGTPGQGKMPYENLPVYEWGKKVAREDEAGPMDKVRKCHFCLHRIERGLLPQCVVTCIGRATYFGDLEDPTSLVAELARKPNAIRLKEEAGTKPRVYYLV
- a CDS encoding PhnD/SsuA/transferrin family substrate-binding protein, which codes for MRGRASRTPAWCGPGAFLLFLLAACAPLPQVFSGPPYAEEVRPARVRVVVAGMRSPQEARPYWDFLGGLEALLGERVEVFGRRTYQEVLEALRKGEAQLGFLCTLAAGLGVEEGFLEVVLAGRTQVPYQSVIVVREDAPYRTLADLYGQPFAFTDPLSNTGHAWPRLLARGLGEGFFARAFFTYGHDRALRAVREGLAEGAGVDRVVYAASSQGLRVLAQGLVDPPPPVVVPRGLAEGEKRRLVEAILALARTPEGQKALKALGLVGFSWADGAPYRAVYRRAKEVLP